Proteins co-encoded in one Corylus avellana chromosome ca9, CavTom2PMs-1.0 genomic window:
- the LOC132162290 gene encoding uncharacterized protein LOC132162290, protein MPSRGDTSSKEGGEESFFLLQAMQQQFERMNVMFNEIRDRMDRQDAVIATWREGRPQRVPNARRQERRVHLDESHDDHEDEFEDDGDQASLNGEGRFVPRGERHGRGFQRDPRWQNGTDRNLGNIKMKIPSFQGKNDPEAYLEWEKKVELIFECHNYSEEKKVKLAVIEFTDYAIIWWDQLVMNRRRNHERPIETWEEMKAIMRRRFVPSHYYRDLYQKLQSLTQGYRSVDDYYKEMEIAMIRANVEEDREATMARFLNMLNREIANVVELQHYVELEDMVHMAIKVERQLKRKGTRSFSNPGSSTSWRSNGRKDEGTAFKSNTEPPKRRDDVPGVNKGKTESQTRNRDIKCFRCLGVGHIASQCPNKRTMIARVDGEVKTESEGDDDQMPSLEDAFEDDVEYPVEGESLVARRALSAQVKEDDMATLVEKLNLPTLKHSRPYKLQWLNDCEEVKVNKQVLVSFSIGKYNDEVLCDVVPMQAGHILLGRPWQFDRKVTHDGFKNRHSFVKDNKTITLVPLTPRQVYEDQLKLKRENDVVVSLLQEFEDVFPNDVPSGLPPIRGIEHQIDFVSGATIPNRPAYRSNPEETKELQRQVEELMTKGHVRESMSPCAVPVLLVPKKDGTWRMCVDCRAINNITVKYRHPIPRLDDMLDELHGSCIFTKIDLKSGYHQIRMREGDEWKTAFKTKYGLYEWLVMPFGLTNAPSTFMRLMNHALRAFIGRFVVVYFDDILVYSKNLDEHIDHLQCVLEVLRKEKLYANLKKCSFCMDKVVFLGYVISAKGIEVDEEKVKAIKEWATPKSITEKSVGFKWGSEQDRAFSAIKEMLCDAPLLALPDFSKTFEIECDASGIGIGAVFMQEKRPLAYFSEKLNGAALNYPTYDKELYALVRALETWQHYLWPKEFVIHTDHESLKHLKGQGKLNRRHAKWVEFIETFPYVIKYKQVDEHTSLDGEKKAEMVKKLHERVRQHIEKKNEQYATKANKGRRQVIFEPGDWVWVHMRKERFPARRRSKLHPRGDGPFQVLARINDNAYKLDLPGEYNISATFNVSDLSPFDVGDDSRTNTFEERGNDEIQQAPLKDPLHVPVGPITRARSKKIKEALNGLIQEIWADSKMGHSKLGPKGDEGVINLIQAIHGADCTKFP, encoded by the exons GATCGGATGGATAGGCAAGACGCGGTTATTGCTACTTGGCGGGAGGGGCGTCCCCAAAGAGTTCCTAATGCTAGAAGGCAAGAAAGGCGTGTGCACTTGGATGAATCTCATGACGACCATGAGGATGAGTTTGAAGATGACGGGGATCAAGCTTCATTGAACGGTGAGGGCAGATTCGTGCCAAGGGGAGAAAGGCATGGTAGAGGTTTCCAAAGAGATCCGAGATGGCAAAATGGGACTGACAGAAACCTaggaaacatcaaaatgaagataccatctttccaagggaaaaacgatcctgaagcatacttggaatgggagaagaaggtggagttgatttttgagtGCCACAACTACTCCgaggagaaaaaggtaaaactcgCTGTCATTGAGTTTACTGATTATGCTATTATTTGGTGGGATCAACTTGTGATGAATAGAAGGAGAAACCATGAGAGGCCTATTGAGACGTGGGAGGAAATGAAGGCCATCATGAGGAGGCGATTTGTCCCTAGTCACTACTATAGGGACTTAtatcaaaaattacaaagtcttaCTCAAGGCTATAGAAGTGTGGATGACTActacaaggagatggagatcGCCATGATTCGGGCTAATGTAGAGGAGGATAGAGAAGCTACCATGGCAAGGTTTTTGAATATGCTGAACCGGGAAATTGCCAACGTGGTGGAGTTGCAACACTATGTGGAGTTGGAGGACATGGTGCACATGGCAATAAAGGTGGAACGGCAGCTTAAAAGGAAAGGAACTCGGTCATTTTCAAATCCGGGTTCCTCTACTTCATGGAGGTCGAATGGGAGGAAAGACGAAGGGACTGCTTTTAAGTCCAACACCGAACCACCAAAAAGGAGAGATGATGTCCCCGGTGTCAACAAAGGTAAAACCGAATCCCAAACTCGCAATCGTGATATTAAGTGTTTTCGTTGTTTGGGAGTAGGTCACATAGCTTCACAATGCCCAAATAAGAGGACTATGATCGCACGTGTTGATGGAGAGGTGAAAACCGAAAGCGAGGGCGATGATGACCAAATGCCATCTCTTGAGGACGCGTTTGAAGATGATGTGGAGTATCCGGTGGAGGGTGAATCACTTGTGGCTAGGCGTGCTTTAAGTGCCCAAGTCAAAGAGGATGACATGG ctactttagttgaaaaattgaatttacctaCCTTGAAACACTCTAGACCGTATAAGTTGCAGTGGCTGAATGATTGTGAGGAGGTTAAGGTAAATAAGCAAGtgctagtttctttttcaattgggaAGTACAACGATGAAGTACTTTGTGACGTTGTTCCAATGCAAGCGGGTCACATATTATTGGGCAGGCCGTGGCAATTTGATAGGAAGGTTACTCATGACGGGTTCAAGAATAGGCATTCTTttgtgaaagacaataaaaccatTACTCTTGTACCATTGACTCCAAGACAAGTGTATGAAGATCAACTgaaactgaaaagagaaaatga TGTTGTTGTCTCTTTATTGCAAGAATTTGAGGACGTGTTTCCTAACGATGTGCCTAGTGGATTGCCACCTATTAGAGGAATAgagcatcaaattgattttgtgtCAGGTGCGACAATTCCTAACCGACCAGCCTATAGGAGTAATCCGGAGGAGACAAAGGAACTTCAAAGGCAAGTTGAGGAGTTGATGACCAAAGGACACGTGAGGGAGAGCATGAGTCCGTGTGCGGTACCGGTGCTACTTGTGCCTAAGAAGGATGGAActtggagaatgtgtgttgattgcagagctatcaacaacattacggtaaagtatagacatcccattcctaggctagatgacatgttggatgaattgcatggatcatgtattttcacaaaaattgatttgaaaagtgggtatcatcaaattaggaTGAGAGAGGGTGATGAATGGAAAACGGCCTTCAAAACTAAATATGGATTGTATGAGTGGTTAGTAATGCCTTTTGGTTTAACTAATGCACCAAGTACATTCATGAGGTTAATGAATCATGCATTGCGTGCGTTTATAGGCAGATTTGTTGTggtctattttgatgatattttggtgtatagcaagaacttagatgagcatattgatcatttgcaatgtgtgcttgaagttttgagaaaagaaaaactatatgccaatttaaagaaatgttccttttgcatggacaaagttgtgtttcttggttatgttaTTAGTGCAAAAGGAATTGAGGTGGATGAGGAAAAGGTGAAGGCTATCAAGGAGTGGGCCACACCTAAGTCAATCACGG aaaaatccGTGGGCTTTAAATGGGGTAGTGAGCAAGATCGTGCATTTAGTGCaattaaagaaatgttatgtgatgctcctttattagcattacctgatttttctaaaacttttgagattgagtGTGATGCCTCAGGAATAGGTATTGGAGCTGTTTTCATGCAGGAGAAGCGGCCACTAgcctattttagtgaaaagctaaatgggGCAGCTTTGAACTACCCGACATATGACAAGGAGCTTTATGCATTGGTGAGAGCATTGGAGACTTGGCAACATTACCTTTGGCCGAAAGAATTTGTCATACATACCGACCATGAGTCCTTGAAGCACTTGAAAGGACAAGGTAAGTTGAATAGGAGGCATGCCAAGTGGGTGGAATTCATTGAGACCTTCCCttatgtaatcaaatacaaacaagttGATGAACATACTAGTTTGGATGGTGAAAAGAAGGCTGAGATGGTGAAGAAACTCCATGAACGTGTACGGcaacatatagaaaagaaaaatgagcaatatgCAACCAAAGCCAACAAAGGCCGTAGACAAGTCATCTTTGAACCGGGTGATTGGGTTTGGGTGCATATGAGGAAGGAAAGATTTCCGGCCCGTAGGCGGTCCAAGCTACATCCTAGAGGGGATGGTCCATTTCAAGTCCTTGCGAGAATCAATGATAATGCATACAAGTTGGATCTTCCAGGTGAGTATAACATTAGTGCTACATTTAATGTTTCtgatctttctccttttgatgtaggtgatgattcgaggacgaatacttttgaagagagggggaatgatgagattcaacaagcaccattaaaggatccattgcatgttccagttgggcctattactagagcaagatccaagaagatcaaagaagcacttaatgggctgattcaagagatttgggctgattctaaaatggggcattccaagcttggcccaaagggagatgaaggcgtaataaatttgatccaagctattcatggagcagattg